The DNA region TCGCCGCACCCCGGTGAGGCCCTGCCAGATGAACGAGGGGTCCTCAATGGACCTTTGCAGGTTCGACATGCCGAGCCAACGTCCCTCGCGGTCGATGGCGATGAAGAACGCGTCCGCCAGGAAGCTCGGCGAGTCGATCCAATGCTGCCGCCACTCCTCGAATGTGATGTCCGTTGGCGTGTCCATCGCGGGCACATCGCGGCGGCAGAGATCGGTGAGCTCGAACGCCTTCTGAGGGGCGCCGGCATCGCGCGTGAGCTCGTCGGCGAGGGTGGCGATCCGGATGCCCAGCGCGGTGACACGCTCGGTCGCACCGGCGAACCGATGGAAGTCGAAGCCCGCGGGCACCAGGCGTGACTCCCAGTCGCGCTTGACCTCGACCCAGCCGCGCTTCGCCGTAAAGGTGACCCCGTCGCTCATCGACTCCTTGACGCCCGCGGTCGCGGCAAGCGCGTTCCGCTCGCGCAGGATCGCAACGGCTCTCTCGTGCAGTGCGCTGCCATGACCGCGGCGGCGGCGATCGGGTAGGACCCAAACGTCGAAGCCGTAGCGGTCGGGATGGAAACGCGATGGCCGGTGACTCACGTCGACGGAGCCGACGATGCGGCCCTCTTCCTCAGCGACGATGCGCGTCTTGAAGAAGCGGCCGTGATCAAAGTTGTCGTCCTCATGGCGTGCCTCTTCGACCGACCAGGGGTAGTCGGGGTAACAGCGGTTGCTGCCGGCCACCCAGGCCGGGTAGTCCTCGCTCGTGAACGCGCGCAGACGCGCCGTCGTGGTCTTCATCGGTCGCGCGACTTTACCCGACGCTACGACCGCGCGAATGTCATTTCGGTCACGTCGAGCTCGCGAGCGCGAGCTCCAGCTGGTTCTCGACCGCGCGCAGGAGCTTCACGGTCCCGAAATCGTGGCGGTGGAACGGTGTCAGGCCGCGCGCGCGCAGTGCGGTACGGTGGTCGATGGTCGGGTAACCGCTGTTGTGCTCCCACCCGTAGCCCGGGTATTTGAGCGAGAGGCTGGTCATGAGACGATCGCGCGTGACTTTCGCGACGATCGACGCCGCCGCGATCGCGAAGCTCTTCGTGTCGCCCTTCACGATCTCGGTGTGCCGCCCCGGAGCGAACGTGGGGTCAAGGATCCGCCGGCCGTCGACGAGCACCCAGTCGTAGTCACCGATCTGGCGCAGGGCTCGCATCATCGCGACATGGCTCGCGTGATAGATGTTGAGGCGGTGGATCTCCGCGACCGATGCAGCGCCGATGCCGACACGCACGACGCGCGAACGGATGAGCTCGAACAGGTCCTCGCGCTCCGCGCGCGCGAGCAGCTTTGAATCCTTCACGCGGCGGATGAGCTTGGTATCCGGTGTGACGAGACACGCTGCGGCCACCACCGGTCCCGCGAGCGCAGCCATCCCGACCTCGTCGACGCCGACGACGCGCAGCAGACCCTTTGACCAGAGCTCTTTCTCGAAGCGGAGCGTTGGCACGCTCCTAGGCTAGCGGCGCTTCTCGCGGATGGTCGCGGCCTTGCCCACCCGATCGCGGAGGAAGTACAGGGCGGCTCGGCGGGCGTGCCCGTGACGCAGAAGCTCGATCTTCTCGACGCGCGGCGAGTGGACGAGGAACGTGCGCTCGACACCGATCCCGCTGGCGATCCTGCGGACGGTGATCTGGTGGTCGAGCCCGCCGTTGCGGACGCGAAGCACGGTGCCCTCGAACTTCTGAAGCCGTTCGCGGTTCCCCTCGACGACACGCACACTCACGGCCACGGTGTCACCGGGCCGCACCTCGGGGACCTCGGCCTTTTGCTGCTCGGAGGCAAGCGTCTTCAAGACGTCGTTCATAGGCATGGTGATGGCTGACACGGAGTCGCCCAACTCTAACAGAAAACTAGCGTTTGGCCTTCTTCAGACGGTCGAGGATCGTCACGTGCGACACCCCGAAGTGCGCCGCGAGTTGCCTCACGGTGAGGCCGGTGGCCCGCAGACGCGTGACATCGGCCGGAGTCGGGCTGCGCTGGACGCTGCGCGCGGCGCGAAGGCGAACGCCCGCGGCGCGAAGTCGCACACGCACCGTCGCTGGCGAGATACCGAACCGCGCCGCGATCCGATACGACCCGACGCCGGAGCGGTACGCCTCGACCAGGTCGGCATCGTTGACGCTCGTCTTGCGAGCAGGGCTGCGCGGAAGCCGCGCGCGCTCGGCCGGCGTCAGCTTGGCGCCGACGAGGAGGTCTGGCCTGCGCTCCGCAGTGCGCCGGATCGACTCCGTTCGCCGCCACTTCGCGATCGCGCCGTGGTCGCCGGAGACCAGCACAGGCGGCACCTTGCGACCTTCGAACTCCGGCGGCCGCGTGTACTGCGGGCCTTCGAGCAGCCCATCGGTATGCGATTCGTGCGCGAGTGACTCGGCATCGATGACGTCTGGCACGAGGCGCGTCACCGCGTCGATCACGACCATCGCCGCGAGCTCTCCTCCCGTGAGGACGTAGTCGCCGATCGAGAGCTCCTCGTCGACATCGGATTCCACGACGCGCTCGTCCACGCCTTCGTAGTGCCCGCACACGAGCACGAGGTGCGGCTTCGACGCGAGCCGGCGCGCGGCCGCTTGGTCGAAGAGCCGTCCCTGCGCGGAGAGCAGCACGACGTGGCCGTCGGCGGCTCGCGCGCTCCGGATCGCGCGCGTCAGCGGCTCGGGCTTGAGGACCATGCCCGCCCCGCCGCCGTAGGGCGTGTCGTCCGCGACGTGGTGCTTGTCGCTCGTGTGCGAGCGGATGTCATGCACGGCGAGCTCGAGACGCCCGGCCTGCCGCGCGCGTGCCACGATGCTCTCGGCGAATGGGCTGTCGAACATCCGCGGGAACAGCGTGAGCACCTCGATGCGCAGAGGCCCGGTCATCCCGCCTCCTCCTGCGGGACCGCGACGATCCGTCCGCCTTCGAGGTCGACGGCCTTCACCACCGACTCGAGCATGGGGAGGAGGCGTTCGCGCCCGGCTGCATCGACGATCACGAGCACGTCGTTCTCGCCGGCGCGCAGCAGCTCGCGGACGATCCCGAGCCACGTGCCCTCGGGTGTCTCGACCCGCGCCCCCAGGAGGTCGGC from Candidatus Limnocylindria bacterium includes:
- a CDS encoding ribonuclease HII, whose product is MPTLRFEKELWSKGLLRVVGVDEVGMAALAGPVVAAACLVTPDTKLIRRVKDSKLLARAEREDLFELIRSRVVRVGIGAASVAEIHRLNIYHASHVAMMRALRQIGDYDWVLVDGRRILDPTFAPGRHTEIVKGDTKSFAIAAASIVAKVTRDRLMTSLSLKYPGYGWEHNSGYPTIDHRTALRARGLTPFHRHDFGTVKLLRAVENQLELALASST
- a CDS encoding GNAT family N-acetyltransferase; its protein translation is MKTTTARLRAFTSEDYPAWVAGSNRCYPDYPWSVEEARHEDDNFDHGRFFKTRIVAEEEGRIVGSVDVSHRPSRFHPDRYGFDVWVLPDRRRRGHGSALHERAVAILRERNALAATAGVKESMSDGVTFTAKRGWVEVKRDWESRLVPAGFDFHRFAGATERVTALGIRIATLADELTRDAGAPQKAFELTDLCRRDVPAMDTPTDITFEEWRQHWIDSPSFLADAFFIAIDREGRWLGMSNLQRSIEDPSFIWQGLTGVRREARGKGLAMALKLETVRYAQRLGVDHIKTWNDQRNQPMLAINEAMGFARQPAWLGLELRLRS
- the rplS gene encoding 50S ribosomal protein L19, coding for MNDVLKTLASEQQKAEVPEVRPGDTVAVSVRVVEGNRERLQKFEGTVLRVRNGGLDHQITVRRIASGIGVERTFLVHSPRVEKIELLRHGHARRAALYFLRDRVGKAATIREKRR